Proteins encoded within one genomic window of Diceros bicornis minor isolate mBicDic1 chromosome X, mDicBic1.mat.cur, whole genome shotgun sequence:
- the RTL5 gene encoding retrotransposon Gag-like protein 5: MSEAAGNLNSLRMANVALREELNALRGENANLGLQLGRALAEVNSLRGNVSSYIRWPVPVVPVLAEENFEFPLSEIDAVPEGELPFLCWPPPRMEPEYASDELLISVIQDCGTSDGLVDPPPLPIPPPPALPPPPSKELPSQPLLPLLERPEIEPFSGDPVYLAEFLMQLETFIADHEDHFPGGAERVAFLISFFTGEAKDWAISVTQEGSPLHANFPRFLDEIRKEFCGPIPPSVAKKAIRKLKQGDCTLGSYADAFQFLAQFLSWDDCRLQNQFLKGLSEFFRKELLWSTEMADLDELILECMEIERKVRVPKPIPLPGVRNIFFPFAADSNIDESEDYYSGAEDEEAHRRRLYSKDQRRCVRAIQQEMRQKEEEDRRKKEEEMRKKEEMKQKEEEEEEDVEEVDVEEEDEEEEAMMRKKNEEKDANKDKEEEEEDRGQEPEQEPEQEPEQEQETEDETQDDDLDELMEMEPTYAHASSQTSGYYHENFLEASPPIIQPSRRRNQNRVPLLEGLPGTNSPFYSSPPLIRRAGRLGQRQIRRRPPVLFRLTPRQGGHRAARGRIRV; encoded by the coding sequence ATGTCCGAGGCAGCAGGAAATCTCAATAGCCTCCGCATGGCGAACGTGGCCCTGCGAGAAGAATTAAATGCCCTTCGCGGGGAGAATGCCAATTTGGGTCTTCAGCTCGGAAGAGCCCTGGCCGAGGTTAACTCCTTGCGCGGCAATGTCTCGAGCTACATCCGCTGGCCAGTGCCCGTGGTGCCCGTCCTTGCCGAGGAGAACTTTGAGTTCCCGCTCAGTGAGATCGACGCCGTTCCTGAGGGCGAACTCCCCTTCCTGTGCTGGCCTCCCCCGCGCATGGAGCCCGAGTATGCCTCAGACGAACTGTTGATCAGCGTGATCCAGGATTGCGGCACATCGGACGGGCTGGTCGACCCTCCTCCGCTGCCCATCCCGCCCCCGCCGGCGCTGCCCCCGCCCCCATCGAAGGAGCTGCCCTCGCAGCCTCTGCTGCCGCTGCTGGAGCGGCCTGAGATAGAGCCCTTTTCTGGCGACCCAGTCTACCTGGCTGAATTCCTTATGCAGCTGGAGACCTTCATAGCCGACCATGAGGATCATTTCCCCGGGGGCGCTGAGCGAGTGGCCTTTCTGATCTCCTTTTTCACTGGTGAAGCCAAAGACTGGGCCATCTCAGTCACCCAGGAAGGAAGCCCCCTGCATGCCAACTTCCCGCGCTTCCTGGATGAAATCCGTAAGGAATTCTGTGGCCCCATCCCACCAAGTGTGGCTAAAAAGGCCATTCGCAAGCTCAAGCAGGGAGACTGTACCCTTGGCAGCTATGCAGATGCCTTTCAGTTCCTGGCCCAATTCTTGTCGTGGGATGACTGCCGCCTTCAAAACCAATTTCTCAAAGGCCTGTCAGAATTCTTCCGTAAGGAGCTCTTATGGTCAACTGAAATGGCTGACCTGGACGAGCTGATTCTCGAATGCATGGAGATAGAAAGAAAAGTGCGTGTCCCCAAGCCAATCCCGCTCCCTGGGGTTCGAAATATCTTCTTCCCTTTTGCTGCAGATTCTAATATCGATGAAAGTGAAGACTACTACAGTGGGGCTGAAGATGAAGAGGCACACAGGCGCAGGCTTTACAGCAAGGACCAGCGGAGGTGCGTGAGAGCTATTCAGCAAGAGATgaggcagaaggaggaggaggacaggaggaagaaggaggaagagatgaggaagaaggaggagatgaaacagaaagaggaggaggaggaggaggacgtagaggaggtggatgtggaggaggaggatgaggaagaggaggcgATGATGAGGAAGAAGAATGAGGAGAAAGATGCGAATAAAgataaggaagaagaggaggaggatcgGGGCCAGGAGCCAGAGCAAGAACCAGAGCAGGAGCCAGAACAGGAGCAAGAGACAGAGGATGAGACCCAAGATGATGACCTAGACGAGCTGATGGAGATGGAGCCGACCTATGCCCACGcttcatctcagacttctggctaCTATCATGAAAATTTCCTAGAGGCATCACCTCCCATAATACAGCCCAGCAGACGGAGGAACCAGAACCGAGTTCCACTTCTGGAGGGCCTTCCAGGTACCAATTCACCATTCTACAGTTCACCACCACTGATTCGCCGTGCAGGTCGCTTGGGGCAACGCCAAATTCGAAGACGTCCCCCGGTGCTGTTCCGCCTCACTCCGAGACAGGGGGGCCACCGGGCTGCACGTGGCCGAATTCGCGTGTGA